The Corynebacterium poyangense genome includes a window with the following:
- a CDS encoding LacI family DNA-binding transcriptional regulator produces MNSGHRTPTMNEVARKAAVSVQTVSRVVNGFPGVKESTRKRVNAAIQELGYRPNLTARALVTRRSGLIGVVSVGSFLHGPTNTLAAIEKAARKNGRLTLLAAIENSDEIEFLKTIEEFQERNVEGLVIIASREAVVRYCTHLKLTTPLIIVGPRPADLGSLPCLSVDQFAGAKLAIDHLLDLGHRDIALVTGPRQWVDAQQRLEGALATCESQGVHPRIFSGDWSPQSGFLAGEWLNSLPEPSRPTAVFAANDSMAMGIMRALSSSTTHMAVVGFDNIPESEFLTIPLTTIHQDFATLGRRVLEALLALIAGEEADFSPIAPHLIIRESSL; encoded by the coding sequence ATGAATTCAGGCCATCGCACCCCAACTATGAATGAGGTTGCCCGCAAAGCAGCAGTTTCGGTTCAAACTGTATCCCGGGTGGTCAACGGCTTTCCGGGCGTCAAGGAATCCACCCGGAAGCGGGTCAACGCCGCCATTCAAGAGCTCGGCTACCGCCCTAACCTAACAGCACGTGCTTTAGTCACTCGACGATCAGGGCTCATCGGTGTCGTCTCTGTCGGATCATTTCTTCATGGCCCTACTAACACTCTCGCCGCAATAGAAAAAGCAGCCCGTAAAAATGGCCGACTTACGCTCCTAGCAGCCATCGAAAATTCGGATGAAATCGAATTCCTGAAGACTATTGAAGAATTTCAAGAGCGCAACGTTGAGGGTCTTGTCATTATCGCTTCGAGAGAAGCTGTTGTTCGGTACTGCACCCATCTAAAGCTGACCACACCGCTCATCATTGTAGGCCCCCGCCCAGCAGACCTAGGTTCACTCCCCTGTCTAAGTGTCGATCAATTTGCCGGAGCTAAGCTCGCGATTGACCATCTACTAGATCTAGGACACAGGGATATTGCTCTGGTTACTGGTCCCCGCCAGTGGGTTGACGCCCAACAACGCCTGGAAGGCGCCTTGGCCACTTGTGAATCACAGGGAGTACATCCACGGATTTTTAGTGGAGATTGGTCACCACAATCTGGCTTCCTAGCGGGTGAATGGTTAAACTCCTTACCCGAACCTTCACGTCCTACAGCTGTATTTGCAGCTAATGATTCCATGGCAATGGGAATCATGAGGGCATTGAGTTCGTCCACTACACATATGGCAGTAGTAGGATTCGACAACATTCCAGAAAGCGAATTTCTTACCATCCCACTTACAACCATCCACCAGGATTTTGCCACCCTTGGGAGACGCGTCCTAGAGGCGCTCCTGGCATTGATTGCTGGCGAAGAAGCAGATTTTAGCCCTATAGCTCCCCATCTCATTATCAGGGAGTCCAGCCTCTAA
- the araA gene encoding L-arabinose isomerase produces the protein MQNPFHDKEIWFLTGSQDLYGQETLDQVADQSQKVVALLNESDSIPVPVVWKPVLQDSESIFAALTEAGKQPEVIGVIAWMHTFSPARMWIRGLNALTKPLLHFHTQFHENIPWNTIDMDFMNLNQSAHGDREFGYILTRMDIPRVTVVGHASDKAVTERIGVWARAATGWWEAQNMRVVRFGDNMRDVAVTEGDKTEATIQFGAEINTWSVNELSEIISQVSQSDVDDLIQEYQHTYDIDPILLNERKESLEYAAKQELGMRTFLTGLNASAFTDNFQDLGALKQLPGLPVQRLMAEGYGFGAEGDWKTAILIRVAKAMGYGLTGGASLMEDYCYNFGAGRKKILGAHMLEICPSLTTAKPRMEIHPLGIGDREDPVRLVFNADPGEAVVVAIAHLRDRFRLTANVIDVIEPDHALPTLPVARALWEPRPDFDTSTCCWLAAGAAHHTAMSTAITLDHWEDFARIAGVELAVIDEDTTVRNFEESLRWNSVYHRLHHRY, from the coding sequence ATGCAGAACCCATTTCATGACAAAGAGATCTGGTTCCTGACTGGAAGTCAGGACCTATATGGACAGGAAACTTTGGATCAAGTTGCTGATCAATCTCAAAAAGTCGTGGCTTTACTCAATGAATCCGATTCCATCCCAGTGCCCGTGGTGTGGAAACCGGTACTTCAAGATTCCGAGAGCATTTTCGCAGCACTCACGGAAGCTGGCAAGCAGCCAGAAGTAATTGGTGTCATTGCATGGATGCACACTTTTTCTCCAGCTCGGATGTGGATCCGGGGTTTGAACGCCCTTACTAAGCCATTGCTACATTTCCATACCCAGTTCCATGAAAATATTCCTTGGAATACGATTGATATGGATTTCATGAATCTCAATCAATCGGCTCATGGTGACCGAGAATTCGGTTATATCCTCACTCGAATGGATATTCCACGAGTTACTGTTGTAGGGCATGCCTCAGACAAAGCAGTGACTGAGCGTATTGGTGTCTGGGCACGCGCTGCCACGGGCTGGTGGGAAGCACAAAATATGCGCGTCGTTCGCTTCGGTGATAATATGCGCGACGTCGCCGTAACCGAAGGTGATAAGACAGAAGCAACTATTCAGTTCGGCGCCGAGATTAACACTTGGTCGGTCAATGAATTATCCGAGATCATTTCCCAAGTTTCACAGAGTGATGTTGATGACTTAATTCAGGAGTATCAGCATACCTATGATATTGATCCCATTCTTCTGAACGAGCGCAAGGAATCCTTAGAGTATGCAGCCAAGCAAGAATTGGGAATGCGTACTTTCTTGACTGGGCTGAATGCTTCAGCTTTTACGGACAACTTCCAGGATCTGGGTGCTTTGAAGCAACTACCAGGTTTACCCGTTCAGAGACTGATGGCGGAAGGCTACGGGTTTGGTGCTGAAGGGGATTGGAAAACCGCAATTCTTATCCGTGTTGCGAAGGCAATGGGTTATGGTCTAACAGGTGGAGCATCGCTCATGGAGGACTATTGCTACAACTTTGGTGCAGGCAGGAAGAAGATTCTTGGCGCACATATGCTGGAAATCTGTCCGAGCCTGACTACTGCTAAGCCCCGAATGGAAATCCATCCACTAGGTATCGGCGACCGAGAAGATCCGGTGCGGTTGGTGTTTAATGCTGATCCGGGAGAAGCCGTAGTGGTCGCTATAGCGCATCTCCGTGACCGTTTCCGGTTAACCGCTAATGTTATTGATGTAATTGAGCCAGACCACGCTCTACCGACCCTGCCTGTAGCGCGCGCCCTTTGGGAACCGAGACCAGACTTTGATACTTCCACATGCTGTTGGCTCGCTGCCGGAGCAGCCCACCACACTGCTATGTCGACTGCAATTACTCTGGATCATTGGGAAGACTTTGCGCGCATAGCGGGAGTTGAACTGGCGGTCATCGATGAGGATACGACGGTTAGGAATTTCGAGGAATCACTTCGTTGGAACTCCGTGTATCACAGGTTGCACCACCGTTACTAG
- a CDS encoding xylulokinase — MRYLGLELGSTRIKSCAINSEGEIVATGVHEWENQLVNGHWSYSLEQIWEGVQHSYSDLCRNLGEYPETWAAIGLSAMMHGYLAFNRDGVLLTPFRTWRDTTTGSAARKLSQLFGVNVPLRWSIAHHYQAILDQENHVRNLDFLTTLAGYVHWQLTGSKVLGIGDAVGMFPIDSDSLDYDSQKLNQYQNLTGIDMRKHLPRVLVAGEEAGTLSREGAKLLDPTGHLQPGIPLCPPEGDAGTGMVATNSINPRTGNVSVGTSIFAMVVLEKSLTSSHPELDPVATPDGHPVAMVHCNNGTNELNAWMGVFAEAVNLVSGKPKVSTDTLYSVLFQETLKADTDGGGLTTCNYLSGEPIVRLSKGHPLIIREVDSRLNLGNFLRSQVFTVFATLALGMKILHEEGVKIDSLAAHGGFFRTAEVGQRLLAAALDTPISIAESAGEGGAWGAALLARSLHTEGSLSEYLATEIFNQEKQNVSQPRQEDKEGFEDFLARFVAALEIQPEIIRAMSDTTATGNM; from the coding sequence ATGCGATATTTAGGACTTGAGCTAGGATCAACCCGTATCAAATCCTGTGCCATTAATAGCGAAGGTGAAATTGTGGCTACAGGCGTGCATGAATGGGAAAATCAGCTGGTGAATGGCCATTGGAGCTACTCTCTGGAGCAAATCTGGGAGGGAGTTCAGCATAGCTACAGCGATTTGTGCCGCAACCTGGGGGAATATCCGGAAACCTGGGCCGCAATTGGATTATCAGCCATGATGCATGGTTACTTGGCCTTCAATAGGGACGGAGTTTTGCTTACTCCTTTCCGAACTTGGCGGGACACCACCACTGGATCTGCAGCCCGAAAGTTGAGTCAGCTTTTTGGGGTAAATGTGCCCCTGAGATGGTCGATTGCTCACCATTACCAAGCAATCCTTGACCAAGAGAATCATGTTCGGAACTTAGATTTTCTCACGACGTTGGCTGGTTACGTACATTGGCAATTAACCGGTTCTAAAGTGTTGGGGATCGGTGACGCGGTCGGAATGTTTCCGATCGATTCCGACTCTCTTGACTATGACAGTCAGAAGTTGAATCAATACCAGAACTTAACAGGTATTGATATGCGCAAACATCTTCCTCGGGTGCTGGTGGCTGGAGAAGAAGCTGGAACTCTTAGTCGAGAAGGGGCCAAACTTCTTGATCCCACTGGCCACTTGCAACCTGGAATACCACTCTGTCCTCCAGAAGGAGATGCCGGTACGGGGATGGTGGCGACTAATTCAATTAACCCAAGGACGGGAAATGTATCTGTAGGTACTTCTATTTTTGCAATGGTAGTCCTGGAAAAGTCACTGACGAGTTCACACCCGGAGTTGGATCCAGTAGCTACCCCAGATGGGCACCCGGTCGCCATGGTTCATTGCAACAATGGCACCAATGAACTCAACGCATGGATGGGAGTTTTTGCTGAGGCTGTTAATCTCGTCTCGGGAAAGCCGAAAGTTAGCACTGACACTCTCTATAGCGTGCTCTTCCAAGAGACTCTCAAAGCCGACACTGATGGTGGGGGACTCACAACCTGTAATTATCTCAGTGGTGAGCCAATTGTACGACTAAGTAAAGGCCATCCTCTGATAATTCGAGAGGTAGATTCACGTCTCAATCTGGGGAATTTCCTCAGGTCCCAGGTTTTTACCGTATTCGCAACGCTAGCCTTAGGGATGAAGATCCTCCATGAAGAAGGCGTCAAAATTGATTCTCTTGCTGCGCATGGTGGTTTTTTCAGGACGGCAGAAGTCGGTCAACGGCTACTGGCGGCAGCGTTAGATACTCCCATTTCCATTGCTGAATCAGCAGGGGAAGGCGGTGCGTGGGGAGCTGCATTATTGGCGCGGAGTCTCCACACCGAAGGTTCCCTTTCGGAATATCTCGCAACAGAGATTTTTAACCAAGAGAAACAGAACGTAAGTCAACCTCGGCAAGAAGACAAAGAAGGTTTTGAGGATTTTCTGGCTCGCTTTGTTGCCGCTCTTGAGATTCAGCCAGAAATAATTAGAGCTATGTCTGATACCACTGCTACCGGAAATATGTAA
- a CDS encoding L-ribulose-5-phosphate 4-epimerase, with protein sequence MNSLNGDIQKRIEETKKRVSDLHAELPRWGLVVWTAGNISERVLVSGAPSEEDLFVIKPSGVRYEELSPEKMVVCNLDGDLVEGEYKPSSDTAAHAYVYRHMPEIGGVVHTHSTYACAWAARGEEIPCGLTMIGDEYGGPIPVGPFAIIGDDSIGKGIVETLRNSRSTAVLMKNHGPFTIGTNATKAVKSAVMVEEVAKAMHLAKELGQISPIPQEAIDQLYDRYQNVYGQ encoded by the coding sequence ATGAATTCCTTGAATGGTGACATCCAAAAGAGAATAGAGGAAACTAAAAAGCGAGTTTCCGATCTGCATGCAGAATTACCCAGATGGGGATTAGTTGTGTGGACTGCAGGAAATATCTCCGAAAGGGTGTTGGTCTCAGGAGCTCCCAGCGAAGAAGACTTATTTGTGATCAAACCATCGGGAGTACGCTATGAGGAGCTGTCTCCAGAGAAGATGGTGGTTTGTAATTTAGACGGAGACCTTGTTGAAGGTGAATACAAACCTTCTTCAGACACCGCTGCTCATGCATATGTTTATCGACACATGCCAGAGATAGGAGGGGTAGTACATACTCATTCAACCTACGCCTGTGCGTGGGCGGCCCGAGGCGAGGAGATTCCCTGTGGTCTCACCATGATCGGTGATGAATATGGTGGCCCAATTCCGGTGGGCCCCTTCGCAATTATTGGGGACGATTCCATCGGCAAAGGAATTGTGGAAACCTTGCGTAATTCTCGCTCCACTGCAGTTTTGATGAAAAACCATGGGCCTTTCACTATCGGTACAAACGCAACTAAAGCAGTGAAATCGGCGGTCATGGTGGAGGAAGTTGCAAAGGCAATGCATCTTGCAAAGGAATTGGGGCAAATTAGTCCTATACCTCAGGAGGCCATAGATCAGCTCTATGACCGCTACCAGAACGTTTATGGACAGTAG